From the Maioricimonas rarisocia genome, one window contains:
- a CDS encoding fatty acid CoA ligase family protein: MSSSTADSGSTTQAGSADRLCNIAQRLRESAVKAPDTRAVIQPLGRDRDGNYRYAEWTFAELDRESDRLAAGLREFGVEPGDRMVLFVPFSREFIALTFALYKVGATIVLIDPGMGRTNIFRCLEEVDPHGFVAVPIVHAVRLAKRKLFPNARKNVTVGRRWFWGGTTYEKLRSRETDTVEIAPTRACDPAAVIFTSGSTGAPKGVLYEHGMFDAQVDLIRDFYGIEPGEVDLPGFPLFGLFNAAMGVTTVIPDMDPTKPARVDPERMIAHIRDHQVTQAFGSPAFWNRVGRYCTANEVTLPTIRRGLSAGGPVPNHVLERMSRTFVGEGAALHTPYGATESLPVASISSAEVLQETAEQTRQGAGTCVGHCFPGVEVKLIEINDGPIAAMSDARDCAPGEIGEIVVRSPSVTREYYRRPDATALAKIPDPNDDGRPVFWHRIGDVGYLDDEGRLWFCGRKAHIVVCGGERMFSVRCEAIFNCHPRVYRSALVGLGEAPDQRPVIVVEPEEDQFPESPADKEQLRGELLELAAASPLTQRIRDVLFHRSLPVDTRHNVKINRELLAEWAAGQEVGSRK; the protein is encoded by the coding sequence GTGAGCAGCTCAACGGCAGACAGTGGATCAACGACACAGGCAGGCAGCGCGGACCGGCTCTGCAACATCGCGCAGCGACTTCGTGAATCGGCCGTGAAGGCGCCCGATACGCGGGCGGTCATCCAGCCGCTGGGCCGGGATCGGGACGGCAACTATCGATATGCCGAGTGGACCTTTGCCGAGCTCGATCGCGAGTCGGACAGGCTCGCGGCAGGCCTGCGGGAGTTCGGCGTCGAGCCGGGTGACCGGATGGTGCTGTTCGTCCCCTTCAGCCGTGAATTCATCGCACTGACGTTCGCCCTCTACAAGGTCGGGGCGACGATCGTGCTGATCGACCCGGGCATGGGGCGGACGAACATCTTTCGCTGTCTCGAAGAGGTCGATCCGCATGGTTTCGTCGCCGTACCGATCGTCCATGCCGTGCGACTGGCGAAGCGGAAACTGTTCCCCAATGCCCGCAAAAACGTGACGGTCGGCCGACGCTGGTTCTGGGGGGGCACGACGTACGAGAAGCTCCGCAGTCGGGAAACCGACACGGTCGAGATCGCGCCGACGCGGGCATGCGATCCTGCGGCAGTCATTTTCACCAGCGGCAGCACCGGCGCTCCCAAGGGTGTCCTGTACGAGCACGGGATGTTCGACGCCCAGGTCGATCTGATCAGGGACTTCTACGGCATCGAGCCAGGGGAAGTGGACCTGCCGGGTTTTCCGCTGTTCGGACTGTTCAACGCCGCCATGGGAGTCACGACTGTCATCCCGGATATGGATCCGACGAAGCCGGCCCGGGTCGATCCCGAGCGGATGATCGCCCACATCCGGGACCACCAGGTGACGCAGGCATTCGGCTCACCCGCTTTCTGGAATCGGGTCGGCCGCTACTGCACGGCGAACGAGGTCACACTGCCGACGATCCGCCGCGGTCTCTCGGCAGGCGGCCCGGTTCCCAACCATGTTCTCGAGCGGATGAGCCGCACGTTCGTCGGTGAGGGAGCGGCACTCCACACGCCGTACGGAGCCACGGAAAGCCTGCCGGTCGCGTCGATCAGCTCGGCAGAAGTTCTGCAGGAGACGGCCGAGCAGACCCGGCAGGGCGCCGGCACGTGTGTCGGGCACTGCTTCCCCGGCGTTGAAGTGAAGCTCATTGAGATCAACGACGGCCCGATCGCCGCGATGAGCGACGCCCGCGACTGTGCACCCGGCGAGATCGGCGAAATCGTCGTTCGCAGTCCCTCGGTCACGCGCGAATACTACCGCCGTCCCGATGCGACCGCGCTGGCGAAGATCCCCGACCCGAATGATGATGGCCGGCCGGTCTTCTGGCATCGCATTGGCGACGTGGGCTACCTCGATGACGAGGGGCGGCTGTGGTTCTGCGGCCGCAAGGCGCACATTGTCGTGTGCGGCGGCGAGCGGATGTTCTCCGTCCGCTGCGAGGCGATCTTCAACTGTCATCCCCGCGTTTACCGCAGCGCTCTGGTGGGGCTCGGCGAGGCTCCCGACCAGCGTCCGGTGATCGTCGTCGAACCGGAAGAAGACCAGTTCCCCGAATCACCTGCGGACAAAGAGCAGCTGCGCGGCGAACTGCTCGAGCTTGCGGCGGCGAGCCCGCTCACACAAAGGATTCGTGACGTCCTGTTTCACCGCTCGTTGCCGGTCGACACACGGCACAACGTGAAGATCAACCGGGAACTGCTGGCAGAATGGGCGGCCGGACAGGAAGTAGGAAGTAGGAAGTAG
- a CDS encoding transporter substrate-binding domain-containing protein, with protein MIAGLLIIVGATACLSASAFADDPIETAALPHLVVGTKHSPPFAFRNPDGQWTGISIELWRHLGDEINVEYEFRELPLEEMLAGIETGELDVAVAAISVTADRLQRVEFCHPHFTTGLGIAVRARDPATNWSMVRRIVSTRLLRIAGVILGIVAVCGLLFWIAERKRNEGTFGGGRRQGVGMGLWWSMILLLGHKGVFPVSTFGRVVAACSMVASILLLSLLTGVITSVLTVQQLDTGIEHPSDLRHVRTVTVESSTSADYLRRRRIGFRAVPKAEEALQAVAESRADAAVYDEALLRYLANTEFVESIHVLPVSFNTQEYAIALQSDSTLRKPLNEALLRFRASDSWDELIYRYLGE; from the coding sequence GTGATCGCCGGACTTCTCATTATTGTCGGTGCGACTGCCTGCCTGAGTGCCTCCGCCTTCGCGGACGATCCGATCGAGACCGCCGCTCTGCCGCATCTCGTTGTCGGCACAAAGCACAGCCCTCCCTTCGCGTTCCGGAATCCGGACGGGCAGTGGACCGGCATCAGCATCGAACTGTGGCGGCATCTGGGGGACGAGATCAACGTCGAGTACGAGTTCCGCGAACTGCCCCTGGAAGAGATGCTCGCCGGGATCGAAACGGGTGAACTGGATGTTGCCGTGGCAGCGATCAGCGTGACTGCGGACCGGCTCCAGCGGGTCGAGTTCTGCCACCCGCACTTCACGACCGGACTGGGAATCGCCGTTCGCGCCCGCGACCCGGCGACAAACTGGTCGATGGTGCGACGGATCGTGTCGACCAGACTTCTGCGAATTGCCGGCGTGATACTGGGGATCGTGGCCGTATGTGGCCTGCTTTTCTGGATTGCTGAACGTAAACGGAACGAAGGCACCTTCGGCGGAGGACGCCGCCAGGGCGTCGGGATGGGATTGTGGTGGTCGATGATCCTCCTGCTCGGTCACAAGGGAGTCTTTCCCGTCAGCACGTTCGGACGCGTTGTCGCGGCCTGCTCGATGGTCGCGAGTATCCTGCTCCTGTCTCTGCTGACGGGCGTCATCACTTCGGTGCTCACCGTGCAACAGCTCGACACCGGTATCGAGCATCCCAGCGATCTGCGCCACGTTCGCACGGTCACCGTCGAGTCGAGCACGAGTGCGGATTACCTGCGGCGTCGGCGAATCGGCTTTCGCGCGGTGCCGAAAGCCGAGGAAGCTCTCCAGGCCGTGGCAGAATCCCGGGCGGACGCAGCCGTCTACGACGAGGCACTGCTTCGCTACCTGGCAAATACCGAGTTCGTGGAAAGCATTCACGTACTTCCGGTGTCATTCAACACGCAGGAGTACGCGAT